The nucleotide sequence GGTACAACTGCGCTTGCGCCAGCAACAAAGCGATGACCAGCAGCTTCTGCTGGCCGCGCGACAGCGCTTCCGACAAAGGCCGCCCGTCGACCCGGATACTGAAATCCGCCCGGTGCGGCCCCAGCCGGGTATGGCTTTGCTGGCGATCCTGATCGCGACCGGCGTGCAACCACTCCGCAAAATCCCGCTCAGGCGGCTCTAGAGGCCAGCCACGGCGATAATCGACCTCGACCCTTACCCCACAGAGGGTCGACTCCGCCAAAGGCCCTAAAACGCTTTCTAGGGCCTTACAGAAGGTTTCGCGCAATCGGTCGAGGGCCGCCGCGGCCAGCGTCAGTTCGCCGTCCCAAGCATCCACCACCCGGTCGGGACAACGAGCGCGCAAGGCGGCATTGCGGTGGCGCAGGGCCGCGCCGTAGCGCCGCCAAGCGTCGAGAAACGCTGGCTCGGCGTGGAACAACCCCCAATCCATGAAGCGACGCCGCAGTTGCGGGCCATCTTCCAGCAAGCGATGGCTGTCGGGATTGAGCAACAACACCGGCACCTGCCGGGCCAAGTCGGCCAGCGAGCGGGTTGGAACGCCGCCGACACGGGCCACCAGTTCGCGCGGTCCGCGCTCGACCCCGACCGGCACCCGCCGACCGTCGTTGCTGGCCATCATCGCCACGATGCGGAACAGCTCGGACTCGGTCTGGATCAATTCGCGCGGCTGACGGGTGCGAAACGAACG is from Candidatus Competibacteraceae bacterium and encodes:
- the recF gene encoding DNA replication/repair protein RecF, coding for MRVASLDIAGFRNLRRIDLPCAPGLNLLIGPNASGKTSLLEALYFLGRGRSFRTRQPRELIQTESELFRIVAMMASNDGRRVPVGVERGPRELVARVGGVPTRSLADLARQVPVLLLNPDSHRLLEDGPQLRRRFMDWGLFHAEPAFLDAWRRYGAALRHRNAALRARCPDRVVDAWDGELTLAAAALDRLRETFCKALESVLGPLAESTLCGVRVEVDYRRGWPLEPPERDFAEWLHAGRDQDRQQSHTRLGPHRADFSIRVDGRPLSEALSRGQQKLLVIALLLAQAQLYRLRAGDASILLIDDLPSELDPANRARVMRVLATLDSQLFVTAIEPGLLDIAAWSEAKTFHLTHGELGKMV